A portion of the Collinsella aerofaciens genome contains these proteins:
- a CDS encoding DUF2798 domain-containing protein: MPINKRESLLFTFIMCFCMVLWMSIYNVALQHGAINGEVVAAAWLGFPVAYVFAMCCDWFVASPLAKGFAFKFLVTPGKSSPLAMTLAVSSCMVVPMVIIMSLYGACEGLFHMPGGPLANLQLLPMMWLVNIPRNFIMALPWNLLVAGPVARFVFRRAFPMGTVFAEPHMELVRMPGAPVADAVNDVAESMDAEPAC, translated from the coding sequence ATGCCTATCAACAAACGAGAGAGCCTGCTGTTTACCTTTATCATGTGCTTTTGCATGGTGCTCTGGATGAGCATCTACAACGTTGCCCTGCAGCATGGGGCCATCAACGGCGAGGTTGTTGCCGCCGCGTGGCTCGGCTTCCCCGTTGCCTACGTTTTTGCCATGTGCTGCGACTGGTTTGTTGCCAGCCCCCTTGCTAAGGGCTTCGCCTTTAAATTCCTGGTCACGCCGGGCAAGAGCTCGCCGCTTGCCATGACGCTCGCCGTCAGCTCCTGCATGGTCGTTCCCATGGTTATCATCATGTCGCTCTACGGCGCGTGCGAGGGCCTGTTCCACATGCCCGGCGGCCCGCTCGCCAACCTGCAGCTGCTACCGATGATGTGGCTCGTTAACATTCCGCGCAACTTTATCATGGCTCTACCTTGGAACCTGCTGGTGGCTGGTCCGGTTGCTCGCTTTGTCTTCCGCCGCGCCTTCCCCATGGGCACGGTCTTTGCCGAGCCGCACATGGAGCTCGTGCGCATGCCGGGCGCTCCCGTTGCCGATGCCGTCAATGACGTTGCCGAGAG
- a CDS encoding threonine/serine ThrE exporter family protein, whose translation MDDASDRAIEEDMLDQFNYFDDEDEELTDRREPAALDAFDLVDEGPDEDEVESTEPPQPSHHDSLLSRVPMHHGVRAGALHMKTDWRQIVTAGDELAVDAPLTDKSSIICRTGMLMLASGTGAWRVRDTMNRVAAVLGVTIHVDLSLLSFECTCIEDGHCFNEVVSLPTTGVNTHRIWMMESFLKEIETYGRRFTVHEYHEMLRTVESSKPDYSPWQQGLAAACACGAFVFLLGGGPIEMACAFVGAGVGNFARSHILKQGLGQFSALTTGVALACVSYLLALLGLGQVVPGAMSHQEGYIGAMLFVIPGFPLITAGLDIAKLDMRSGIERLSYAVSIIVMATLVGWMVAECVGLAPDDFAPLGLSPLALTLLRVVMSFVGVFGFSVMFNSPVKMAAAAGLIGAVSNTLRLTLVDAPALFPFLGLSLGMPPEAAAFIGALVSGLLASLAEIKLTYPRIALTVPSIVIMVPGLYLYRSMYYMCTFDTVNMLGWFVRAVLIVAFLPVGLGVARTLTDPRWRHTS comes from the coding sequence ATGGACGACGCGAGCGATCGTGCAATCGAAGAGGACATGCTCGATCAGTTCAACTATTTTGATGATGAGGACGAGGAATTGACCGATCGTCGCGAGCCGGCGGCGCTCGATGCTTTCGACCTTGTTGATGAAGGGCCCGACGAGGACGAGGTCGAATCGACGGAACCCCCACAGCCTTCGCACCATGATTCGTTGCTCTCAAGAGTCCCCATGCACCACGGTGTCCGTGCCGGCGCCCTCCATATGAAAACCGACTGGCGCCAGATCGTGACGGCAGGCGATGAGCTTGCCGTCGATGCGCCGCTCACCGATAAATCATCCATCATCTGCCGCACCGGCATGCTTATGCTGGCAAGCGGAACAGGTGCCTGGCGCGTGCGCGATACCATGAATCGTGTTGCTGCCGTACTCGGCGTCACGATTCACGTCGACCTGAGTCTTCTGTCGTTTGAGTGCACTTGCATCGAAGATGGCCACTGCTTTAACGAGGTTGTCAGCCTGCCCACAACGGGAGTCAATACCCATCGCATTTGGATGATGGAGAGTTTCCTCAAGGAAATCGAGACCTATGGTCGTCGCTTCACGGTACACGAGTATCACGAGATGCTCAGGACCGTTGAGAGCTCAAAGCCCGATTACTCTCCCTGGCAACAGGGCCTTGCGGCAGCCTGTGCTTGCGGCGCCTTCGTCTTTTTGCTCGGCGGCGGTCCTATCGAGATGGCCTGTGCATTCGTAGGCGCTGGTGTCGGCAACTTCGCTCGCTCCCATATTCTCAAGCAGGGTCTTGGCCAGTTTAGCGCGCTGACGACGGGCGTTGCGCTCGCTTGCGTTTCGTATCTGCTGGCATTGCTCGGCCTTGGCCAGGTCGTACCGGGGGCAATGTCGCACCAAGAAGGCTATATCGGCGCCATGCTCTTTGTGATTCCCGGCTTTCCCCTCATTACGGCAGGCCTCGACATCGCTAAGCTTGATATGCGAAGCGGCATTGAGCGTCTTTCGTATGCCGTGTCGATTATTGTGATGGCGACCCTTGTGGGCTGGATGGTTGCCGAGTGTGTGGGGCTGGCACCGGATGATTTTGCCCCGCTCGGGCTCTCACCGTTGGCTCTTACACTCTTGCGCGTGGTGATGAGCTTCGTTGGCGTATTCGGCTTCTCGGTGATGTTCAACAGCCCGGTAAAGATGGCCGCGGCAGCTGGGCTGATCGGCGCCGTGTCCAATACCTTGCGTCTGACCCTTGTCGATGCGCCGGCGCTGTTTCCCTTCCTGGGCCTGAGCTTAGGTATGCCTCCCGAGGCAGCAGCGTTTATCGGTGCGCTGGTATCGGGCCTGCTCGCGAGCTTAGCCGAAATCAAGCTCACCTACCCACGTATCGCCCTCACGGTGCCATCGATTGTCATTATGGTGCCGGGCTTGTATCTGTATCGCTCGATGTATTACATGTGCACCTTCGACACGGTCAATATGCTCGGCTGGTTTGTGCGCGCAGTGCTCATTGTGGCGTTTCTGCCCGTTGGCCTGGGCGTGGCGAGAACCCTCACCGACCCCCGCTGGCGCCACACCAGCTAA